Genomic segment of Nocardiopsis mwathae:
GGTCCGTGTCGCGTCGGCCTTCCACGCTCACGTTCCTCACTCACTGCGGCGCCGGTGCGTTGGGGCATGCGGCCGTTCGGCATCGGCGCCTCCGTTGGCTCGATCACGTTCGGGTGGGCGTGGGTGGTGGATGGGCCTCTGAGCAGACCGTGACACGGTGCTCGTCACATGGACGCCTCCAACGCCCGGTTGAGTTCGGTCACGTTCACGCCGGGCGCGCCGATGAAGCCGAGGGAACGACCGACGGTGTGCTCGGCGACGAGGTGTTCGACCTCCTCGACGGACATCCCGCGGGCCGCGGCGACACGGGGCGTCTGGAGTTCGGCGTACTCGGGCGAGATGTGCGGGTCGAGCCCGCTGCCGCTGGCGGTGACCGCGTCGGCGGGGATCTCGGCCTCGTCGACGCCCTCCGTGGCGGCGACCTCGGCCTTGCGCTCCTCGATCTGCTCCAGCAGCTCGGCGCTGTTGGGGCCGAGGTTGGACGCGGAGCTGGAGCCCCCGTCGTAGCCCTCCTCCCCGGCGGCCGACGGCCGTGAGTGGAACCACTCGTCGCCGTCGAAGTTCTGCCCGAGGAGCGCGGAGCCGACGACCTCTCCATCGTCGTTCCGGATCAGCGACCCGTTGGCCCGGTCGGGGAAGAGCAGCTGGGCGACGCCGGTCATGGCCAGGGGGTAGATGAGCCCGACGACCGCGAAGCATGCGAGGGTCAGGCAGACG
This window contains:
- the kdpC gene encoding potassium-transporting ATPase subunit KdpC, whose translation is MLDVAYVCLTLACFAVVGLIYPLAMTGVAQLLFPDRANGSLIRNDDGEVVGSALLGQNFDGDEWFHSRPSAAGEEGYDGGSSSASNLGPNSAELLEQIEERKAEVAATEGVDEAEIPADAVTASGSGLDPHISPEYAELQTPRVAAARGMSVEEVEHLVAEHTVGRSLGFIGAPGVNVTELNRALEASM